The following proteins are encoded in a genomic region of Methanomassiliicoccales archaeon:
- a CDS encoding archaeosine biosynthesis radical SAM protein RaSEA, protein MEGHGAPMRDLDLSKPVTVWKEDDVVEGKREKALVAIFRTRGCHWSRQGGCSMCGYNTESIEGIGPQELSAQLDTVLARYEGERMVKLYTSGSFLDQNEVPVEVRDRILRAFDGAKRVLFESRPEFVTPEVLQQLPDYASIALGLESASDTVLRCSVHKGFGVKDYVRAAEASNERGLPVRTYLLLKPPYLTERDAIADTLASVRFAAPRSESVSVNPLNVQKETLVEGLWRRGDYRPPWIWSLFEVLKVKKEISGVRIFSSPSGAGTQRGVHNCPECNKRLLGVLERFNFEQDADLLEGHNCQCRKEWSSLVDLEGVMRTSVDVHRYLEEDLAL, encoded by the coding sequence ATGGAAGGACATGGAGCGCCTATGAGGGACCTGGACCTATCCAAACCGGTGACGGTCTGGAAGGAGGACGACGTGGTCGAGGGGAAGAGGGAGAAGGCCCTGGTGGCTATCTTCCGCACCCGAGGCTGTCACTGGTCCCGCCAGGGCGGCTGTTCCATGTGCGGTTACAACACCGAGAGCATCGAGGGCATCGGACCTCAAGAGCTCTCAGCCCAGCTGGACACGGTGCTGGCCCGTTACGAGGGGGAGCGCATGGTCAAGCTGTACACCTCCGGGAGCTTCCTGGACCAGAACGAGGTGCCAGTGGAGGTTCGGGACAGGATATTGAGGGCGTTCGATGGCGCCAAGCGCGTGCTCTTCGAGAGCCGGCCGGAGTTCGTGACCCCGGAGGTCCTGCAGCAATTGCCGGACTATGCCTCGATCGCCCTGGGGCTGGAGAGCGCTTCCGACACCGTGCTCCGCTGCAGCGTGCACAAGGGTTTCGGCGTCAAGGACTATGTCCGGGCGGCCGAGGCGAGCAACGAACGGGGGCTGCCGGTGAGGACCTACCTGCTGTTGAAACCGCCCTATCTCACGGAGAGGGACGCCATCGCCGACACCTTGGCGTCCGTTCGATTCGCCGCCCCGCGGTCCGAGAGCGTTTCCGTCAATCCGCTCAACGTGCAGAAGGAAACCTTGGTGGAGGGGCTGTGGCGCCGCGGGGACTACCGACCGCCGTGGATCTGGTCCTTGTTCGAGGTGCTCAAGGTGAAGAAGGAGATATCGGGCGTGCGCATCTTCTCCTCACCGAGCGGTGCCGGCACCCAGCGGGGCGTGCATAACTGCCCTGAGTGCAACAAGAGGCTGCTCGGCGTCCTAGAGAGGTTCAACTTCGAGCAGGACGCCGACCTGCTGGAAGGTCACAACTGCCAATGCCGGAAGGAGTGGTCCTCGCTGGTGGACCTGGAGGGCGTGATGCGCACCTCGGTGGACGTACACCGCTACCTGGAAGAGGACCTGGCACTTTAG
- a CDS encoding 50S ribosomal protein L5 produces MNKDNVMRLPRVEKVVVNIGVGEAGERLMKAQKVIEMVTGQKSKQTISKVTNRDFGIREGMPIGCIVTLRGEKALDFLKRAFNIRENRIASYSFDREGNLSFGIPDYTDFSGMKYDPEIGIFGMDVSVSIQRPGKRISRRRIMRRPVPHTHRMTRAEAMKFVSEKFNVEVID; encoded by the coding sequence ATGAACAAGGACAACGTCATGCGCCTGCCGCGCGTCGAGAAGGTGGTCGTGAACATCGGCGTGGGAGAGGCCGGAGAACGCCTGATGAAGGCACAGAAGGTCATCGAGATGGTCACTGGGCAGAAGTCCAAGCAGACCATCTCCAAGGTCACTAACCGCGATTTCGGCATCCGCGAGGGCATGCCCATCGGCTGCATCGTCACCCTGCGTGGCGAGAAGGCCCTGGACTTCCTGAAGAGGGCGTTCAACATACGCGAGAACCGCATCGCCTCCTACTCCTTTGATCGCGAGGGCAACCTGTCCTTCGGCATTCCCGACTACACCGACTTCTCCGGGATGAAGTACGACCCGGAGATCGGCATATTCGGCATGGACGTCAGCGTGTCCATCCAGAGACCCGGAAAGCGTATTTCCAGGCGCCGCATAATGCGTCGCCCCGTGCCCCACACCCACCGCATGACCAGGGCAGAGGCGATGAAGTTCGTGAGTGAGAAGTTCAACGTCGAGGTGATCGATTGA
- a CDS encoding 30S ribosomal protein S19, whose product MAEDIKLTGTKSSRRKQRKKKGMMTARRKKEFTYRGFTLGQLQEMPFEEMVDLLPSRARRSFRRGLNEEQKTTFDKIVAGEQDVVRTHRRDIPIVPAFVGRRVAVYNGKEFKEVEVKPEMIGHFLGEFAQTRGAVKHSGPGVGATRGSKFMPLK is encoded by the coding sequence ATGGCTGAAGATATTAAGCTGACTGGCACCAAATCCTCGAGGAGGAAGCAGAGGAAGAAGAAGGGCATGATGACCGCTCGTAGGAAGAAGGAGTTCACCTACCGCGGATTCACCCTGGGACAACTTCAGGAGATGCCTTTCGAGGAGATGGTCGACCTGTTGCCATCCAGGGCCAGAAGGTCCTTCCGCCGCGGACTCAACGAGGAACAGAAGACCACTTTCGACAAGATAGTGGCCGGAGAACAGGATGTGGTACGCACCCACCGCAGGGACATACCCATCGTGCCGGCCTTTGTCGGTCGCCGTGTGGCCGTGTACAATGGAAAGGAATTCAAGGAAGTCGAGGTAAAGCCCGAGATGATCGGACACTTCCTGGGCGAATTCGCTCAGACCAGGGGAGCTGTAAAGCACTCCGGTCCAGGTGTCGGTGCGACCAGGGGCTCCAAGTTCATGCCGCTGAAGTGA
- a CDS encoding KH domain-containing protein: MASERKFVAENIRRVLLKEYLMKTVDRAGFGGVDVQRTPMGTRVTLVVERPGIVIGRRGAAIKSLTKAIEDNYHYDNPQIEVQEVENPNLNAEKFKDGYIKYCGESRLLFVGTGFAVAKLKPGVIGVQVEIMQPGARLPAEIDVMGMEAAILANPDLAELLKKQEEVSVIAEHPAEDTPAEDTKKEVAE, from the coding sequence ATGGCCAGCGAAAGGAAGTTCGTGGCGGAGAACATCAGAAGGGTTCTCCTCAAGGAGTATCTGATGAAGACCGTCGACCGCGCTGGTTTCGGTGGCGTGGACGTCCAAAGGACCCCCATGGGCACCAGGGTGACCTTGGTGGTCGAGAGGCCTGGTATAGTCATCGGGCGCCGGGGAGCGGCCATCAAGTCACTGACCAAGGCCATCGAGGACAATTACCATTACGACAACCCCCAGATCGAGGTCCAGGAGGTCGAGAACCCCAACCTCAACGCCGAGAAGTTCAAGGATGGTTACATAAAATACTGCGGTGAGAGCCGGTTGCTGTTCGTCGGTACCGGGTTCGCCGTGGCCAAGCTGAAGCCGGGAGTCATTGGCGTGCAGGTCGAGATCATGCAGCCAGGCGCCCGCCTGCCCGCCGAGATAGACGTCATGGGCATGGAGGCCGCCATATTGGCCAACCCTGACCTGGCGGAACTGCTGAAGAAGCAGGAGGAGGTCTCGGTCATCGCCGAGCACCCCGCTGAGGATACCCCGGCGGAGGACACTAAGAAGGAGGTGGCTGAATAA
- a CDS encoding FAD-dependent oxidoreductase, with the protein MARKIVVVGGGAAGMTAASTAREHGTDEITLITEDEHVAYSPCAIPFVIEGKIKDFPSIVMHTPEFYESERDIKVLVKTRVEKVDLEKKQVSTADGSTLAFDALILATGGTVFVPPVEGRDLKGVCPVRWISDGEVIMQRLPEVKQVVVAGAGVIGLEVAVALHERGKQVTVVEMFDQVVPRILDKDMAKLVQSHCESLGIKFVLDAPLSKIEGKGEVAGVVAGGASVPCQMVIMATGVRANLKLPEQMGLEIGPLGAVRVSPSLQPYRKGRLVPDVYLAGDVVMCQSAVVAGPTMSQLGSTAVRQGRVAGIRAAGGKASFPGTASPFISVIGGLQVGGTGMSCSLSEYYGLKVKEAVVQGHSHARYYPGGKELTVKLLADAETGRLVGGQLVGYGDVTGRVNWITTALLENVTVQEFVERLENAYCPPTSMVVDPVNAAAEKLAKEF; encoded by the coding sequence ATGGCCAGAAAGATCGTTGTCGTCGGAGGGGGAGCGGCGGGGATGACCGCTGCGTCCACTGCCAGGGAGCACGGGACGGACGAGATCACCCTAATAACCGAGGACGAGCACGTGGCCTACTCCCCTTGCGCCATACCCTTCGTCATCGAAGGGAAGATCAAGGACTTCCCCAGCATCGTAATGCACACCCCCGAGTTCTACGAGAGCGAGAGGGACATCAAGGTGCTGGTCAAGACCCGCGTGGAGAAGGTCGACCTGGAGAAGAAGCAGGTATCCACTGCCGACGGAAGCACCCTCGCCTTCGACGCCCTTATCCTGGCCACCGGTGGCACGGTCTTCGTCCCTCCGGTGGAGGGCAGGGACCTGAAGGGCGTATGCCCGGTGAGATGGATATCCGACGGCGAGGTCATCATGCAGCGCCTGCCGGAGGTCAAGCAGGTCGTGGTCGCCGGGGCCGGGGTCATCGGTCTGGAGGTGGCCGTCGCCCTGCACGAGCGGGGCAAGCAGGTAACCGTGGTGGAGATGTTCGACCAGGTGGTCCCCCGTATTCTGGACAAGGACATGGCCAAGCTGGTCCAGTCCCATTGCGAATCCTTAGGCATAAAGTTCGTCCTCGACGCCCCCCTGTCCAAAATAGAAGGAAAGGGGGAGGTCGCCGGCGTGGTCGCCGGAGGCGCTAGCGTCCCCTGTCAAATGGTCATCATGGCCACAGGTGTACGGGCCAACCTGAAGCTCCCGGAGCAGATGGGGCTGGAGATCGGTCCTCTGGGAGCGGTGCGAGTGAGCCCGAGCCTGCAGCCCTACCGCAAAGGAAGGCTGGTCCCGGACGTCTACCTGGCCGGTGACGTGGTGATGTGCCAGAGCGCAGTTGTCGCTGGTCCGACCATGAGCCAGCTGGGCTCCACCGCCGTCCGCCAGGGACGCGTGGCCGGGATTCGCGCCGCCGGAGGGAAGGCCTCGTTCCCCGGGACGGCCAGCCCGTTCATCAGCGTCATAGGCGGGCTGCAGGTCGGCGGGACCGGCATGTCCTGTTCATTGTCAGAATACTATGGCCTCAAGGTCAAGGAGGCAGTGGTCCAAGGTCATTCCCATGCCAGGTACTATCCTGGAGGGAAGGAGCTTACGGTCAAGCTCCTGGCGGACGCGGAGACCGGCAGACTGGTCGGCGGGCAGCTCGTGGGCTACGGCGACGTCACCGGAAGGGTTAACTGGATCACCACCGCGCTGCTCGAGAACGTCACCGTCCAGGAGTTCGTGGAGCGCCTGGAGAACGCCTACTGCCCCCCGACCTCCATGGTCGTGGACCCGGTGAACGCCGCGGCCGAGAAACTGGCTAAAGAGTTTTGA
- the rplX gene encoding 50S ribosomal protein L24 produces MTSKYARKQRKALYNAPNHVRNKSVGSHLSKELMEKLGRRTVRVVKGDTVRVLRGDEDALGIEGKVTSVDTAKGRLIIEGVTIAKADGTMTERPVHASNVEVTKLDLKDNYRKRKLQNEEASS; encoded by the coding sequence ATGACGAGCAAGTACGCAAGGAAGCAAAGGAAGGCGCTGTACAACGCGCCGAACCACGTGCGCAACAAGAGCGTCGGCTCCCACCTCAGCAAGGAGCTGATGGAGAAGTTGGGACGCCGCACCGTGCGCGTCGTGAAGGGCGACACCGTAAGGGTGCTCCGCGGTGACGAGGACGCACTCGGCATCGAGGGAAAGGTCACCAGCGTGGACACCGCCAAGGGAAGGCTGATCATCGAAGGCGTCACCATCGCCAAGGCCGACGGGACCATGACCGAGAGGCCGGTACACGCCTCGAACGTCGAGGTCACCAAGCTGGATCTGAAAGACAACTATCGCAAGCGCAAGCTGCAAAACGAGGAGGCCTCCTCATGA
- a CDS encoding 50S ribosomal protein L3: MSNIRRPRRGSKGFSPRKRALTQTPRLDSWPEISEGPKVQGFAGYKAGMTHAFIVDHRKSSTTTGQEIRVPVTVLEVPPMKVAAVRIYENTRYGLKTAGEVWATQLEENLSRLLPVPKKADAEKTWKKMKEVDTEDVRLLAFTQPKLVTGVPKKRPELMELRIGGGTMEARVEFAKGLLGKDIAIGDFAKAGGMIDVVAITKGKGFQGATKRWGLKLMSHKNSKHRRAVGNLGPKRPGYVRTTVPQSGQMGYHQRTEVNKLILKVGESGQEINPKGGFLHYGEVRNPFVLIHGSVPGPTKRLVRMRDPVRRQQADLKEAPEMVYISTESKQGA, translated from the coding sequence ATGTCAAACATAAGACGTCCGAGAAGGGGGTCCAAGGGCTTCAGTCCGAGGAAGAGGGCCCTCACACAGACACCGAGACTGGATTCGTGGCCCGAGATCAGCGAAGGCCCGAAGGTCCAGGGATTTGCCGGTTACAAAGCAGGTATGACCCACGCGTTCATCGTGGACCACCGCAAGAGCAGCACCACCACTGGTCAGGAGATCAGGGTGCCGGTCACCGTTCTGGAGGTTCCTCCGATGAAGGTGGCAGCGGTGCGCATCTACGAGAACACCCGCTACGGTCTGAAGACCGCCGGGGAGGTCTGGGCCACCCAGCTGGAAGAGAACCTGTCCAGGCTGCTGCCCGTCCCCAAGAAGGCGGACGCGGAGAAGACCTGGAAGAAGATGAAAGAGGTCGACACCGAGGACGTGAGGCTCCTGGCGTTCACCCAGCCCAAGCTGGTCACTGGTGTGCCGAAGAAGCGCCCTGAGCTCATGGAACTGCGCATCGGCGGCGGCACCATGGAGGCCAGGGTCGAGTTTGCCAAGGGACTGCTGGGCAAGGACATCGCCATCGGTGATTTCGCCAAGGCTGGCGGGATGATCGACGTCGTTGCGATAACCAAGGGAAAGGGCTTCCAGGGCGCCACCAAACGCTGGGGTTTGAAGCTCATGTCCCACAAGAACAGCAAGCACCGCCGCGCCGTTGGTAACCTGGGCCCGAAGCGGCCTGGTTACGTACGTACCACGGTGCCTCAGTCCGGTCAGATGGGTTACCACCAGAGGACCGAGGTCAACAAGCTCATCCTCAAGGTAGGGGAGAGCGGCCAGGAGATCAACCCCAAGGGCGGCTTCCTGCATTACGGCGAGGTCAGGAACCCGTTCGTGCTCATACACGGCTCCGTGCCCGGCCCGACCAAGAGGCTAGTGCGGATGAGGGACCCGGTAAGGAGACAGCAGGCGGACCTGAAGGAAGCGCCTGAGATGGTGTATATATCCACCGAATCCAAGCAGGGGGCGTAA
- a CDS encoding ribonuclease P protein subunit: MRQEFIGLDIEVVESSCPGHLLRGKVVDETKNMLAISCQGRERWIPKFGHEFEFTYQGERIRVRGSEIQHRPEDRIKRIR; the protein is encoded by the coding sequence ATGAGACAAGAATTCATAGGACTGGACATCGAGGTGGTGGAATCCAGCTGTCCCGGGCACCTGTTGCGCGGGAAGGTGGTGGACGAGACCAAGAACATGTTGGCCATCTCCTGCCAAGGCAGGGAGAGGTGGATACCCAAGTTCGGTCATGAGTTCGAGTTCACATACCAGGGCGAGAGGATCAGGGTCCGAGGATCCGAGATCCAGCATCGACCAGAGGATAGGATCAAGAGAATTAGGTGA
- a CDS encoding 50S ribosomal protein L22: MVGYTAQSDPDTTSKAIAKELPISPKFSREICRMIRGKKVDVAIQMLEEVVDLRRPVPIRRHNFGVAHKTGVGPGRFPKKAAAAIIKVLKGAKANAEYKGLDADNMRVRIISSHLGRTIPGYMPRAHGRSTAWNQQTVNIEVILEEVQ; this comes from the coding sequence ATGGTTGGATACACTGCTCAATCTGATCCGGACACAACGTCCAAGGCCATCGCCAAGGAGCTACCTATCTCTCCCAAGTTCTCCCGTGAGATCTGCCGGATGATAAGGGGTAAGAAGGTCGACGTCGCCATACAGATGTTGGAAGAGGTCGTGGACCTGCGCCGCCCGGTGCCGATCCGCCGCCACAACTTCGGTGTGGCGCACAAGACCGGCGTGGGACCGGGGCGCTTCCCCAAGAAGGCCGCCGCGGCCATAATCAAGGTGCTGAAGGGCGCCAAGGCCAACGCCGAGTACAAGGGGCTGGACGCCGACAACATGCGCGTCCGCATAATATCATCCCACCTGGGACGGACCATCCCCGGCTACATGCCGAGGGCCCATGGCCGCAGCACCGCGTGGAACCAGCAGACCGTGAACATCGAAGTCATACTGGAGGAGGTTCAGTAA
- a CDS encoding 50S ribosomal protein L2, translating to MGRQLRQQRRGRGTMTYTSPSHRHVGEIKHPYVEMKAGTVTDIIHAPGRNSPVAEVKFENGEKDKIIAVEGLMVGQQVTMDGTSDLKLGSVLPLANIPEGTLVHNLEARPGDGGKFVRTAGTYATVVTKGDSIVVQLPSGAFKNFDPRCRAGIGIIAGGGASEKPFAKAGKKFHAYRSKSKAYFKVKGVAMNAVDHPHGGGGHPHVGKPSTVSRNAPPGRKVGRLSPQKKRK from the coding sequence ATGGGAAGACAACTGAGACAACAGAGAAGGGGTCGCGGGACCATGACCTACACATCCCCGAGCCACAGGCACGTGGGAGAGATCAAGCATCCCTATGTCGAGATGAAGGCGGGGACCGTTACGGACATCATCCACGCCCCGGGCCGCAACAGCCCGGTGGCCGAGGTGAAGTTCGAGAACGGGGAGAAGGACAAGATCATCGCCGTGGAAGGCCTGATGGTCGGACAGCAAGTCACAATGGATGGCACCTCCGACCTCAAGCTGGGCAGCGTCCTGCCCCTGGCGAACATACCCGAAGGTACCTTGGTCCATAATCTGGAGGCCAGGCCCGGTGACGGTGGCAAGTTCGTGAGGACTGCCGGAACCTACGCCACCGTGGTGACGAAGGGCGACTCCATCGTGGTGCAGCTGCCCTCCGGCGCTTTCAAGAACTTTGATCCCCGGTGCCGCGCCGGCATTGGTATAATCGCGGGCGGAGGAGCTTCCGAGAAGCCCTTCGCTAAGGCGGGGAAGAAGTTCCATGCTTACCGCAGCAAGAGCAAGGCATACTTCAAGGTGAAGGGAGTGGCCATGAACGCGGTCGATCACCCGCACGGCGGAGGAGGTCACCCGCACGTGGGCAAGCCGAGCACCGTATCGAGGAACGCACCGCCGGGAAGGAAGGTCGGAAGGCTTTCCCCCCAGAAGAAGAGGAAGTGA
- the yciH gene encoding stress response translation initiation inhibitor YciH encodes MADICSVCGLPKELCMCEEIAREQQSVRIYTDSRRYGKIVTVVDGIDATDIDMDDLARKLKNKCAAGGTAKEGKIELQGDHKKKVAQTLEEMGFKTEVR; translated from the coding sequence ATGGCCGATATTTGCTCGGTTTGTGGGCTCCCTAAAGAGCTGTGCATGTGCGAGGAGATCGCCAGAGAACAGCAGTCCGTAAGGATCTACACTGACAGCAGGCGCTACGGCAAGATCGTCACCGTGGTCGACGGCATCGACGCCACTGACATAGACATGGACGACCTGGCGCGCAAGTTGAAGAACAAGTGCGCCGCCGGCGGCACCGCCAAAGAAGGAAAGATCGAGCTCCAGGGCGACCACAAGAAGAAGGTCGCGCAGACCCTGGAAGAGATGGGCTTCAAGACCGAGGTACGGTAG
- a CDS encoding 50S ribosomal protein L14, translating into MKGLAGTQTRGIITGSHLDVVDNTGAKIISVIAVPSYHGVHGRCPAAAVGDIVIASVKKGTPEMRRQVVYAIIVRQRRPFRRADGTMVHFEDNAAVITTEEGETKGSDIKGPVAREAAERWPRVAATASTIV; encoded by the coding sequence ATGAAGGGATTGGCAGGGACCCAGACCAGGGGCATCATAACCGGATCGCACCTGGACGTGGTGGATAACACCGGCGCCAAGATCATCAGCGTCATCGCCGTACCCTCCTATCACGGAGTGCACGGACGTTGCCCCGCTGCCGCCGTCGGTGACATAGTCATCGCCTCGGTGAAGAAGGGGACGCCCGAGATGAGAAGGCAGGTCGTCTACGCTATCATAGTGCGCCAGAGAAGGCCCTTCCGCCGCGCGGACGGGACCATGGTGCATTTCGAGGACAACGCCGCGGTCATCACCACTGAAGAGGGCGAGACCAAGGGAAGCGATATAAAGGGCCCGGTGGCCAGAGAGGCCGCCGAGCGCTGGCCGCGCGTGGCCGCCACCGCTTCGACCATAGTGTGA
- a CDS encoding 50S ribosomal protein L23 yields MARKVLLYPYVTEKTMNYMTGTPTQDFKDGNKIEFIVDRFATKAEIKKAFEEYFEVKVDKIWTKISKEGKHAVIKLAEGYSAEDIGMRIGVF; encoded by the coding sequence ATGGCCAGAAAGGTATTGCTTTACCCGTATGTGACGGAAAAGACCATGAACTACATGACCGGCACGCCCACCCAGGATTTCAAGGACGGCAACAAGATCGAGTTCATCGTAGACCGCTTCGCCACCAAGGCGGAGATCAAAAAGGCCTTCGAAGAGTACTTCGAGGTCAAGGTGGACAAAATCTGGACCAAGATCTCCAAGGAAGGGAAGCACGCTGTGATCAAGCTAGCTGAAGGATACTCGGCCGAGGACATCGGCATGAGGATCGGAGTGTTCTGA
- a CDS encoding 30S ribosomal protein S4e yields MTQDLKRLNAPKSWPVSRKSNVWVTSPNPGPHALDRCMPLSVVLRDMLKVADTAAEAKKILSSKQVLVDGKVVTEEKFPVGLMDVISLVATSKHYRMLLDNRGKLMLTEVAEDRAKWKLCRIENKTVITGGRMQLNLHDGRNILVDEDSYKTGDVLKVELPTQKVLEAFKMVQGNVAMVISGSSAGQIMIVEEQLEEHSSSPNLVRFKNGKLTVKDNVFIIGNKTPEILLPEVRAA; encoded by the coding sequence ATGACCCAAGATTTAAAAAGATTGAACGCACCGAAGAGCTGGCCGGTGTCTAGGAAGAGCAACGTATGGGTGACCAGCCCCAACCCCGGCCCGCACGCACTGGACCGCTGCATGCCCCTGAGCGTGGTGCTCAGGGACATGCTGAAGGTCGCCGACACCGCGGCCGAGGCCAAGAAGATCCTGTCCTCCAAGCAAGTGCTGGTGGACGGAAAGGTGGTCACCGAGGAGAAGTTCCCGGTCGGGCTCATGGACGTCATAAGTCTCGTGGCCACCAGCAAGCACTACCGCATGCTGTTGGACAACCGCGGCAAGCTGATGCTGACCGAGGTGGCCGAGGACCGCGCCAAGTGGAAACTGTGCCGCATCGAGAACAAGACCGTGATCACTGGCGGCCGCATGCAACTGAACCTGCATGACGGGCGCAACATACTGGTGGACGAGGACAGCTACAAGACCGGCGACGTGCTGAAGGTCGAGCTGCCCACCCAGAAGGTCCTGGAGGCCTTCAAGATGGTCCAGGGCAACGTGGCCATGGTCATCAGCGGCAGCAGCGCCGGACAGATAATGATCGTGGAAGAACAACTGGAGGAGCATTCCTCCTCCCCGAACCTCGTCCGCTTCAAGAACGGCAAGCTGACCGTCAAGGACAACGTGTTCATCATCGGGAACAAGACCCCTGAGATACTACTGCCTGAGGTGAGAGCGGCATGA
- a CDS encoding 30S ribosomal protein S17, translated as MSEVRDIGIDVKAPSATCEDKHCPFHGKLPVRGQIIDGIVVSVKMNGSAVVERNYLKYDKKYERFEKRTSRYTAHNPPCLEIAAGDKVRIMECRPLSKTVSFVVVEKR; from the coding sequence ATGAGCGAAGTTAGAGACATTGGCATTGATGTCAAGGCCCCCTCGGCCACCTGCGAGGACAAGCACTGTCCATTCCACGGGAAGCTCCCGGTGCGGGGGCAGATCATAGACGGCATCGTCGTTTCTGTGAAAATGAACGGCAGCGCCGTGGTCGAGAGGAACTACTTGAAGTATGACAAGAAGTACGAACGATTCGAGAAGAGGACGAGCCGCTACACCGCCCACAACCCTCCGTGCCTGGAGATCGCGGCCGGGGACAAGGTGCGCATCATGGAATGCCGCCCCTTGAGCAAGACGGTGTCCTTCGTCGTCGTGGAGAAGAGGTGA
- the rpl4p gene encoding 50S ribosomal protein L4 yields the protein MSDVNVYSLNGEVLRTEALPEVFSTQFRPDVIQRAVVAEQSNKRQPYGPKPGAGIRHSVSTWGKGRGVARVQRLAQGAKGAESPNNVGGRRAHPPRVEKIWTMKVNQKERLLAKLSALAATSDVEKVKARGHQFNDELTLPVVIEDRLEDIKSTDEVLDVLKSIGLSDDVVRAKDGIRIRAGRGKMRGRPYRMPRSLLIVVSSSDAAVIKGARNLPGVEVAFAEMLNPGHLAPGGLPGRLTVFTESALKIVGGW from the coding sequence ATGTCAGATGTTAATGTATATTCGTTGAACGGCGAGGTCCTGAGGACCGAGGCTCTGCCCGAGGTCTTTTCCACCCAGTTCAGGCCCGACGTCATACAGAGGGCCGTAGTGGCTGAGCAGTCCAACAAGAGGCAACCCTACGGACCGAAGCCCGGCGCCGGCATACGGCACTCGGTCTCCACCTGGGGCAAGGGACGCGGCGTGGCCCGCGTCCAGAGACTGGCCCAGGGAGCCAAGGGTGCCGAGTCCCCCAACAACGTGGGAGGACGCCGCGCCCACCCGCCCCGGGTCGAGAAGATCTGGACCATGAAGGTCAACCAGAAGGAGAGGTTGTTGGCCAAGCTATCGGCCCTGGCCGCCACTTCGGATGTGGAGAAGGTCAAGGCCCGCGGCCACCAGTTCAACGACGAGCTGACCCTCCCAGTGGTCATCGAGGACCGCCTGGAGGACATAAAGAGCACCGATGAGGTCCTGGACGTCCTGAAGAGCATAGGGCTTTCCGACGACGTGGTCCGGGCCAAGGACGGCATACGCATACGCGCTGGCCGTGGCAAGATGCGCGGCAGGCCTTACCGCATGCCCCGCAGCCTGCTTATTGTAGTATCTAGCAGCGACGCCGCCGTGATAAAGGGCGCCAGGAACCTGCCTGGCGTCGAGGTGGCCTTCGCCGAGATGTTGAACCCCGGCCATCTGGCCCCGGGCGGACTGCCCGGCAGACTGACGGTGTTCACTGAATCCGCATTGAAGATAGTAGGAGGGTGGTAA
- a CDS encoding DUF5611 family protein yields the protein MDYDIKKGNYGNLEDDGLRKMMEAAFGSAKVENGSCVSSYGAMTRIEIKVMSKTMLDINTVTNKDASLDVVAETIKKWNAFLEQVTGFTSKERRNRLQKKAKEGKL from the coding sequence ATGGATTACGACATCAAGAAGGGTAACTACGGGAACTTGGAAGATGATGGACTGCGCAAGATGATGGAGGCCGCCTTTGGCTCGGCCAAGGTGGAGAACGGCTCCTGCGTGTCCTCCTACGGGGCCATGACCAGGATCGAGATCAAGGTCATGAGCAAGACCATGCTGGATATCAACACCGTCACCAACAAGGACGCCTCGTTGGACGTGGTCGCGGAGACCATCAAGAAGTGGAACGCCTTCCTTGAGCAGGTCACCGGCTTCACCTCCAAGGAACGGCGCAACCGTCTGCAGAAGAAAGCCAAGGAAGGCAAGCTCTGA
- a CDS encoding 30S ribosomal protein S14 yields the protein MKPKKKFGRSVGCTRCGRKRGIVRRYGMHLCRQCFREIAPQIGFKKYS from the coding sequence TTGAAGCCCAAGAAGAAGTTCGGAAGGAGCGTGGGCTGCACCAGGTGTGGCCGCAAGAGGGGCATAGTCCGCCGCTACGGCATGCACCTGTGCCGGCAATGCTTCAGGGAGATCGCGCCGCAGATAGGGTTCAAGAAGTACTCGTGA
- the rpmC gene encoding 50S ribosomal protein L29 — MALIKVSEIKKMNVDERTKKLRELQDELMHEKGAAAMGGAPNNPGKIRALRSNIARILTVQKEEEQ; from the coding sequence ATGGCTTTAATCAAGGTATCTGAGATCAAGAAAATGAACGTGGACGAGCGCACCAAGAAGCTCCGCGAGCTTCAGGACGAGCTCATGCACGAGAAGGGGGCGGCCGCCATGGGCGGCGCCCCCAACAACCCGGGGAAGATCAGGGCTTTAAGGAGCAATATCGCCAGGATCCTAACCGTCCAGAAGGAGGAAGAACAATAA